The following proteins are co-located in the Poecile atricapillus isolate bPoeAtr1 chromosome 2, bPoeAtr1.hap1, whole genome shotgun sequence genome:
- the SEM1 gene encoding 26S proteasome complex subunit SEM1, producing MSEKKQPVDLGLLEEDDEFEEFPAEDWTGLDEDEDAHVWEDNWDDDNVEDDFSNQLRAELEKHGYKMETS from the exons ATGTCGGAGAAGAAGCAGCCGGTGGACCTGGGACTCCTGGAGGAGGACGACGAGTTTGAGGAGTTCCCGGCTGAAG ATTGGACTGGTttagatgaagatgaagatgcaCATGTCTGGGAAGACAATTGGGATGATGACAATGTAGAAGATGATTTCTCCAATCAGTTAAG AGCTGAATTAGAAAAACATGGATACAAGATGGAAACATCATAG